In the Pieris napi chromosome 19, ilPieNapi1.2, whole genome shotgun sequence genome, one interval contains:
- the LOC125059026 gene encoding RNA-binding protein 5-A-like, with the protein MSWRRDERPSRWGEAKPRSPVWEMRRSTSPDCSRQASPRDRQKERRDRHDRYDRERRDRDRDGDRYRRENRDRFDKRDRRRSPRRFDDKDIPTAPSPPNISRDRSRDRDRSRSQSRSRSRSYERQDIDYDTQDTQSASPGDWICKCGSYNFKRRQICYRRNCQGKRSEGNVVGGEDRNGSEPAAGITKRLLFRRLDALTTEEKILDSIKERCSKSVLDSIAGITIGRETLTGASKCLAYINFNSIADSTAAHSELISLNPSLNIDNREVLVSFYNEPQKVPKTTSSTEYSSYNYLQNRSNFASNQTLSEADRVNAAAAVAQSAISAAQARQVSWTPVSVPAFVSSTAQSASVTNIPTGDGKIQYSAPDVRTFLYDETSGYYYDSVTGLYYDGNTQYFYNSQTTQYMYWDAARSTYIAATQSQQNTNQPKLQNPPQATSENTIPKEPEEKKKKEKEDKVKVAKKIAKDMERWARTLNQKKDNARSNIIMEQPLDHSTSKGSADIGFSVLGAGPSLQHHSHIREISPPPVEDEFLMKRTECSQFESDEGIIDWVKLTCLLCKRRFPSAEVLTKHKTLSDLHKQNFLEHQQKNSSLPQSNGYRDRAAERRMKFGEDEAPIRKRYESDIQTPIFAHTPQPVVDTIGGKMLQKMGWSEGRGLGKEEQGRIAPIEAEQRPNLAGLGQKRGIYTPTPGLTYRDTVKKLMIARYKEVIQEEGD; encoded by the coding sequence ATGTCGTGGCGACGAGATGAGCGCCCCAGTCGCTGGGGCGAAGCCAAACCCCGATCGCCGGTTTGGGAGATGCGGAGAAGCACAAGCCCCGATTGCAGTCGTCAAGCATCACCACGTGATCGTCAAAAGGAGCGAAGGGATCGCCACGACCGATATGACCGTGAGAGACGAGACCGGGATCGCGATGGTGACCGTTATCGCCGCGAAAATCGTGACCGCTTTGATAAACGCGATCGTCGTCGTTCTCCGCGACGTTTTGATGACAAGGATATCCCCACAGCTCCATCGCCCCCGAATATCAGCCGCGATAGGTCTAGGGATAGAGATAGAAGTAGGTCCCAGTCCAGAAGTCGTTCTCGTAGTTATGAGCGACAGGATATTGACTATGATACTCAAGATACTCAGTCAGCTTCGCCAGGTGATTGGATATGTAAATGTGGTTCTTATAATTTCAAACGTAGGCAGATTTGTTATAGACGTAACTGTCAAGGCAAACGTTCTGAAGGTAACGTCGTGGGTGGTGAAGATAGAAATGGCTCGGAACCGGCAGCTGGTATTACCAAAAGATTGTTATTTAGACGTTTAGATGCTTTAACCACAGAGGAAAAAATTCTTGATTCTATAAAGGAACGATGTTCTAAGTCTGTGTTGGATTCTATTGCTGGTATCACTATTGGTCGTGAGACACTAACAGGAGCCTCAAAGTGCTTGGCATATATCAACTTTAATTCTATTGCTGATTCAACAGCTGCTCATTCTGAATTAATTAGCCTCAATCCCTCATTGAACATTGATAATAGAGAAGTATTAGTGTCATTTTATAATGAGCCTCAGAAAGTGCCTAAAACCACTTCAAGTACAGAGTATTCCTCATACAATTATTTGCAGAATAGATCAAACTTTGCTTCAAATCAAACACTTTCTGAAGCAGATAGAGTAAATGCGGCTGCTGCTGTTGCTCAATCGGCTATCTCAGCTGCTCAAGCTCGCCAGGTCTCATGGACTCCTGTTTCTGTTCCTGCATTTGTTAGTTCCACAGCTCAATCTGCCTCAGTGACCAATATTCCTACAGGTGATGGCAAAATACAATACTCAGCTCCTGATGTACGAACATTCCTCTATGATGAAACCTCaggttattattatgattctgTCACAGGTCTTTACTATGATGGTAACACACAGTACTTTTACAACAGTCAGACAACTCAATATATGTACTGGGATGCCGCTAGATCCACCTATATTGCTGCCACACAAAGCCAACAAAATACAAACCAACCTAAATTGCAAAATCCCCCTCAAGCTACGTCAGAGAATACAATTCCAAAAGAACCggaagaaaaaaagaaaaaagagaaAGAGGACAAAGTTAAGGTTGCAAAGAAGATAGCAAAGGACATGGAGAGGTGGGCTCGTACCTTAAATCAAAAGAAAGATAATGCTCGGAGTAACATTATTATGGAACAACCCCTGGACCATTCGACCAGCAAGGGTTCTGCAGATATTGGGTTTTCTGTTCTAGGAGCCGGTCCATCCTTACAACATCATTCCCACATAAGAGAAATCTCTCCTCCGCCCGTGGAAGAcgaatttttaatgaaaagaaCTGAATGTAGTCAGTTTGAGTCAGATGAAGGAATTATAGATTGGGTTAAACTGACTTGCCTTCTCTGCAAGCGACGCTTCCCTTCAGCTGAAGTATTGACTAAACACAAAACACTATCAGACTTACATAAACAGAATTTTCTGGAACATCAACAGAAAAACAGCTCGTTACCTCAAAGTAATGGTTACAGAGATAGGGCAGCTGAGCGTAGGATGAAGTTTGGTGAAGATGAGGCACCAATTCGTAAAAGATATGAATCAGATATTCAAACACCTATATTTGCACATACACCTCAACCGGTTGTAGACACCATTGGTGGCAAAATGCTACAGAAAATGGGTTGGTCAGAAGGCAGAGGGTTGGGTAAGGAAGAACAAGGCCGTATAGCTCCAATAGAAGCCGAACAGAGGCCAAATTTAGCTGGACTGGGACAAAAACGAGGAATCTATACTCCCACACCTGGGCTCACATATAGAGACACTGTAAAGAAGCTGATGATTGCTCGATACAAAGAAGTGATTCAGGAAGAAGGAGACTAG
- the LOC125059032 gene encoding uncharacterized protein LOC125059032: MMQASIYILISTLVAANAKILRNNALMTKMVSNFHKDIDTSATNQDKSEPVLQRMQNLLCHNFRTIPCEMITRDETLRKLIEKSIQQINYKKLRMDKTTQSPKYLTLFPMSSGDIHEQKPKKQKHKHRNKERHVLNRKKLRKFYPHKVKYKDKNVNFHESEEKLSMSVEHIPDVAQARKRVTYKMEQEEPFWRIDYMKHEEPNAHMFGYMDRLKDKIIKSSQTVIVDGRPAFGVFVELYKKKDNSWALWHNTATSSDGRVLFPFTKESMAAGTYKLKFNIEDYYKQLEKETLYPYVEIVFKTEEEQHYHIPLLLSPYGYSTYRGS, translated from the exons ATGATGCAGGCGAGCATTTACATACTAATTTCGACATTAGTAGCAGCCAACGCAAAGATATTAAGAAACAATGCACTCATGACCAAAATGGTCTCCAACTTTCATAAAGACATCGACACATCCGCCACCAATCAAGATAAATCCGAGCCCGTGTTGCAAAGAATGCAAAACTTGCTTTGCCACAATTTTCGAACCATACCTTGCGAGATGATAACTCGAGATGAAACACTACGGAAATTGATAGAAAAGTCAATACAACAAATTAACTACAAAAAGCTTCGAATGGACAAGACAACCCAATCACCGAAATACTTAACTCTCTTCCCAATGAGCAGCGGCGATATTCACGaacaaaaacctaaaaaacaaaaacacaagCATAGGAATAAAGAACGCCACGTGTTAAACAGAAAGAAGCTGCGTAAATTTTACCCACACAAAGTGAAATACAAAGACAAGAATGTCAACTTCCACGAGTCTGAAGAAAAACTTTCTATGTCAGTAGAACATATACCGGATGTGGCCCAGGCGAGGAAACGCGTCACTTACAAAATGGAACAGGAGGAACCCTTTTGGAGAATAGATTACATGAAACACGAGGAACCTAACGCTCATATGTTTGGATACATGGACCGACTCAAGGATAAGATCATTAAGTCCAGCCAAACTGTCATCGTCGAT GGAAGACCAGCGTTTGGAGTTTTCGTTGAATTGTATAAGAAAAAGGACAATTCGTGGGCACTGTGGCACAATACGGCGACGTCGAGTGATGGCAGAGTACTTTTCCCGTTCACGAAAGAGTCAATGGCAGCAGGAACTTATAagctaaaatttaatatcgaAGATTATTATAAGCAGTTGGAGAAAGAAACATTATATCCCTATGTGGAG attGTATTCAAAACTGAAGAGGAGCAGCACTATCACATTCCCTTACTGTTAAGCCCTTACGGTTATTCCACTTACAGAGGaagctaa